Within the Rickettsia rickettsii genome, the region AACTACCGATTTCTTTAAGCATATTTATTACCGCTTCATTAGCCCCGCCGTGAGCAGGTCCCCAAAGTGAGGCAATACCCGTGCTAATACAAGCAAAAGGGTTAGCTCCGGATGAGCCGGCAATTCGGACTGTTGAAGTAGAAGCATTCTGCTCATGATCGGCATGTAGGATAAATATCTTATTAAGAGCATTTTTTATTATTGGATTTACTGTATATTTCGTACAAGGCGTTGCAAACATCATATGCAGAAAATTTTCGGTAAAATCTAACGAATTATCAGGATAAATAAACGGTTGTCCTATAGAATATTTATAAGACATTGCAGCGATGGTAGGTATCTTAGCAATCATTCTAATAGCGGTAAGTTCGTAATCTGCTTCCTTAAAATTCAATAAATCAGGATAAAATGCCGCAAGAGAACCGACAGCCGCAAGCATAATAGCCATAGGATGAGAAGAGCTACAAAAGGTCTGAAATAAATAGTGTAATCTTTCATTCACTAATGAATGATGAGCAACCTGTTTAGTGAAATTATTATACTGCTCGCCACTTGGTAGTTCCCCATAAATCAGTAAATATGCTACTTCTAAAAAATCACTTTTCTCAGCTAAGTCTTTAATATCATATCCTCGATGCCGCAAGATTCCTTTATCACCGTCTATATAGGTGATAGTAGACTGACAAGAAGCAGTAGACATAAAACCCGGGTCGTAAGTAAAGCAATCGGCTTCCGCAGATACCCTACTTATATCGATTACATCCTCACCGATACTTGCTTTAAGTATAGGTAATTTAAATATTTTTCCTCTGATTTTTAATTCAGCAAATTCTGAATCATTATTATTTTCATTGGTCATATGGATATACCTTATTTTTATACATCAGTAAATATAACCCTAATTTAATGAAATTAGAAATGAATTATGATTTATTAGGATTTAAAAATTTTCTTTGATATCTTGCTCAACTTGCAAGGTTAATGAAAATTTAAAACGCACATGCTTCTACTTTCAACTGCAAGCCTAAAGCGTTTAATAGATAATATTCTCTATATATATGTTCCCTATTTATATGAGCTTCTTTAGAGATTTTTGCTATACCTCCTCTTGCTATAATGGCTTCTTTTAAAACAGCCATTATAGCTCATTATTATGATCCACGAAATATTACTCTAACGCTTCATTAATATACCCTACTAATATTTCCTCATGTTGTAATTTTTCCTTTAAATAATCTGTAAACTTTCCATATAACACCCTCAATTTCGTTTATAAACTTCTTCTATTATTTCTAAGGCTTTTTTAATACCTTTGCCTTGAGTATCTTTATTACCTGCATTTAATAGCAGAATATCTGTTATAAAAATTGTATTTGTTTAGTGTTTTGCATATTAAGCTTAACTAGAGATGATTACACTGTCGCATATATACGACTAATTGTCCAGTAGAAAATTATTTTGAAAAGTACGTGAAGCTGTTAGTACTAGATTAATGTACAAGTTATGCAAGAAGTCTATTATTGACTAAATACTCCTTAATCTTGAGTAAATCATACCAAGAGGTGCGTTTTTGCATAGGTTGGCGGAGTAAATAGGCAGGGTGGAAGATTGCCGTAGTTTGAATAGGAGCGGATAGATATTTATTGGTATAAAAATAATATTCTTGTCTAATTTTAGTAATACCCGAATTTTTTCCAAGTAAGCTAGTTGCAGCCGTGCTACCGACTAGAATAATTAGCTGCGGGTTAATAAGAGCAATATGCTTCTCGACAAAAGGTCTACAAATATCGACTTCTTCGAACGTCGGCTGTCTATTAGCAGGAGGACGCCAAAATACCGTATTAGTAATATAAGCGTTATTTTTTCGTGAAATTCCGATAGCATGTAGCATATTATCAAGTAAATTGCCACTTTCGCCGTAAAAAGGTATTCCTTTCAAATCTTCGGTACTTCCCGGGGCTTCGCCTATTAACATAATTTTAGCTTCCAAATTACCGTCACCGAAAACCGTATTAGTAGCAAATTTCTTAAGTTCACAACCATTAAAATGTAGTAGAGATTCTTTTAGTTCTTCGATATTATTAGCTTTATCGGCAAGAGATCTTGCTAGGGTTATATTATCATGAACTTTATCATTCATATTGAATACAGTTTCTTTTGTAGACATAAGTTTTACTTGTGGCTTTTCAGTTAGTTCAGTATTATTACGTACCTTTAATTGCGGTGGATGTTCATGGCAATAATATTCAACACCGATTGCACTTAACCATTTAAGCGTATTATTCATTATCTTAAAATAAAATATGTTAAAATATTCCGTACCACACGAACTAAATGGCATAAGGCTTGATAAAGCTCTATCATCGCTTCTTGAAAATGTTTCAAGGAATCAAATCCAAAAAGCTATTAAAGATTCGCAAGTACTAGTTAATGATGTAATTATTTCTGATCCTGATGTTTTGGTCAAGGAGAATGATATTATATTATTTTCTTTTAAAGAACCTGAAGAGCTAAAAATTGCAGCAGCAAATGTAGCACTTGATATAATATATGAAGACGATGATTTGATAGTAATTAACAAAGCTGCAGGTATGACGGTACACCCAGGAGCAGGGCATCATGACGATACGCTTGTTAATGCTTTATTACATCATACAAAAAACTTATCGGATATCGGCTCATCAGAAAGACCCGGGATAGTACATCGTTTAGATAAAGACACTACGGGCTTGATGGTAGTTGCTAAAAATAATAAAGCACATATGCTACTTGCAAATCAGATAGAACAAAAGCAGGTAATACGGAAATATAAAGTGTTAGTGTGGGGAGTAATAAATCCACTAGAAGGAGTCATTAAGAATAATATAGGTCGCAGCCGAAGCGATCGTCAAAAAATGACCATATTAAAATATGGCGGCAAAGAAGCCGTTACACATTATAAGACTCTAGAATTATTTTATAAAGGTAGTATTAGTATGGTGGAGTGCAAGCTTAGTACGGGTAGAACTCACCAAATTAGAGTACAGCTAAGCCATTTAAAGCATTCGGTAGTCGGCGACCAAACTTACGGCAATAACGACCGAAAAATTGCTTATTCTCCCCCTGAACTAAAAGCAAAATTAATTGATTTTAAACGTCAAGCCCTGCATTCTTGGTATTTAAGTTTTACTCATCCGACTAGTAATGAGATTATGGAATTTTCTTGTGAGTTGCCAAGGGATATGGAAGAGATAATTAGTTTATAATTGACAAAATATTAATCCTTAATATTATATTAAAAATTAATATTTATTTATAAAATGAAAAAAGCTAATGCTAAATTATAAGAAGCCTTATATTCTATGGAAGAGGGTATTTTAAACCTTAAAAACAAAAAGCGAGCTTAGAAAAGATTTTTACTTTTCTGCAAAATTTAAGTACCGCCACAGACAAAATTATTTCCTTAGATATATCAAATTATAGAGATTGGCCAAAAATAAAAGATTTTATTTTAAAATTAGGTAATAATTTATCTTTTAAACCGCAATCTATGAAAATTGCTAGCTCTTCCCAATATAGTACAGAACATGAAATTAAAATTGCTGAATTCGTCAATGAACTTCTTTCTCTAAGATTAAAAACAGGCATAGATATTAATAATAGTACGTATATTGATGATGCAAATTATAGGAAAGAACTTTTATTAAAAAAATTTTTAGCAGATTTAAAAAAAATGATTTTAATGAGCAAGAAGAACAATTAAATAAATTTATAAAAGTTGCATGCAAAGAAGCAAAAGCACCTGATAATATAGACATGCAATATATACAAGCTCTGCGGATTTTCTCTGAATTTGATTTCAGTAAAATAGATGAAAAAAAATAATTGGTGATATAATAACATAAAACGGTTTATGAAAATAATTAAAATACCTAAAACCAAAAATTATCTTAAAATAGATATTATAACTCTAGAACCCGAATATTATAAGAATAAATTTGGTAATAATATATTTCATGAATTTACTGAACTTAAAAAACGAGCACTGATAGGTAGTGTAGATGAGATTTTAGAAATGAAAAATTTTGGCAGAAAATAAAACTTTCCATGCAATGTTCTATAAAGCAAATTCTTAGTGACGCTACAGATAAATTAAATAAAATAGGTATTAGTTCGCCGCAATTAGAAGCACGAATTTTACTACAGCATGTTATAAATAAACCTATTGAGTATTTACTTATTAATCTTGATGAACAGTTAAATGAAGCCAAGATAGAAGCTTTTGAAAAACTGTTAGCGAGAAGATTAAAGCATGAACCGATAGTATATATTACAGGTGTTAAAGAATTTTACTCACGTGAATTTATTGTTAATAAACATGTATTAATTCCAAGAAGCGATACTGAAGTTTTGGTGGATGTTGTATTTCAATGTCATTCCCGCGAAAGCGGGAATCCAGAAAAAAAACAACCGGATCCCTGCTTTCGCGGGAATGACATAAGCAAAAACTGCAATGACAAATTCTTAAATATCCTAGAACTTGGCACAGGTAGCGGCTGCATTGCTATCAGTCTATTATGTGAGTTACCGAATGCTAATGTAGTTGCAACCGATATAAGTCTTGATGCTATAGACATTATCAAAAGTAACGCGGCAAAATATGAGGTAACGGATCGCATTCAGATTATTCACAGTAATTGGTTTGAGAATATTGAAACTCAGAAATTTGATTTTATCGTTAGCAACCCGCCATATATAGCTCACAGCGAAAAATCAGAGATGGCAATTGAAACAATCAATTATGAACCGTCTATTGCTTTATTTGCTGAAAAAGACGGACTGCAAGCTTACTTTCTCATCGCCGAAAATGCCAAACAATTCTTAAAACCAAACGGTAAGATTATATTAGAAATAGGGTTTAAACAGGAAGAAGCGGTAACCCAAATTTTCTTAGATCATGGTTATAATATTGAAAGCGTTTATAAGGATCTACAAGGTCACAGTAGGGTAATATTATTGTCTCCTATTAATCTCAATCGGTCATATGCAAGACGTATCGGTAAAAGCTTATCAGGAGTGCAAAAGAATTTATTAGATAACAAACTACCAAAATATTTATTTTCTAAAGAAAAGCTTGTAAATGAAAAACGTAAAGTATTTCTTGAGATAGGCTTTGGTATGGGTGAGCATTTCATTAATCAAGCTAAAATGAATCCTAATGCACTTTTTATTGGGATAGAGGTATATTTAAACGGAGTTGCAAATATTTTAAAGCTTGCAGGCGAACAAAATATCACGAATTTTTTATTATTCCCTAATAATTTGGATTTAATATTAAATGAGATACCAAGTAATAGCCTTGACGGAATTTATATTTTATTTCCCGATCCATGGATAAAAAATAAGCAAAAAAAGAAACGTATTTTCAATAAAGAACGACTTAAGCTTTTACAAGATAAGCTAAAAGACAATGGTAATTTAGTATTTGCTTCCGATATCGAAAATTATTTTTATGAAGCAATAGAGTTAATACAACAGAACAGTAATTTTGAAATTATAAATAAAAACGATTATTTAAAACCGCACGATAACTATGTAATTACCAAATATCATCAAAAAGCTATTAAGGCGAATAGAACGCCGAAATTTATTATTTTGCGGCACGTTTTAGGCGATCATTAATTGCAGCCCCTATATTCACTTGAGGTATAGGGCTAACTGCTATACCTCTTACATCATGAGATGCAGCATAATCGTCAAGTATTCTTAAATAAGCATAAAGATTTGCAGCGGCTTCTATAAAGTCACCTTTTACACTTAAGTTTAATGAAAATCTTCCTGTAAGATTGCTATTGCTAAAATTTAATCCGATTTCTTTATCCTCTAAATTTATAGCATTTAGCCTAACCGGTACTTTTGGTGAATAGTGTTTTGCAAGCATTCCCGAAGCTTTTATAATACTTGTCTCTGATGCTTTCAAAACTTCTATCCCTAGTATTTCTCCTAAAATTTCAGCAGTTATAAACCCTTCTCTAAGAATAGTAGGAGTAACAGTTGTTGTATCAATTATCGTTGACTCTAGCCCATATTTAGATTGATAGATTTCAGGTGCTAAAATAAAAATTTCCTGATTATCCTTAAAATGTTTTGTGACATGCTCAGCGTTAGTCGGACTAATATAGTTTGAAGGGTTAGCACTTGGGGCAGCTATAGGTATGCCTGATTGTTTGATAAGCTCTAACGCTACAGGATAAGATGGTATCCGAAGTGCTATGGTATTTAGTCCTGCTGTTACGCTAGGGGCAATATTTGCATTCTCTTTTAAAGGGACAACTATAGATAATGGTCCAGACCAAAATTTTTCTGCTATTTTTGTAGCTAAATCATCAAACTCCCCTATTTCCTTTGCTTGCTCTATGGAGGAGACATGCACGATAAGCGGATTGATAGCAGGGCGCTCTTTGAACTGAAAAATCTTTAAACACGCCTCATTATTTGTGGCATCCGCACCAATCCCATAGACTGTTTCAGTCGGAAAAACAACCACTTTACCTGATTTTATAAATTGAACTGCTTTGTTTATCATAAGCGGTTAAACTTAGCTACTTTATCAAATAATTCACAAATATTCTGTAATAACGACAAACGATTTTGAGCGATCTTTGGATCAGAGTCATTAACGAGTACATTATCAAAAAAGCTAGTAATGGGAGTTAATAGAGACGATAATAAATTTAAGGCTTTCTTATAATCTTTATCAGCTATACTATCTATAATTTGCGGAGAAATTTTTTGGATTACTTCAAATAATTCTTTTTCAGGTTGTGTACTAAAGAGACTCACATCAACTAAGCCGGTAATTTTCTGATCACCAATTATATTGCTAGCTCGTTTGTAAGCATTTAATAATTGCTTGCCTGCGTCTTCTATTAAAAATTCTTTTAACTCATCAAGCTTAAAGTTTGTATCTACTAAATTTAAGTCAAGCACTGCATTAATTAACGCAATATCATAGTCATTTTTAAAGTAAAATTTTGCTCTTTCTTCAAAAAAAGATATTATTAAATTCTTATTTTCGTCAGATGAATCTTTATATAAGTTTATAGAAAAATTAATTAAATCATTAAAATTTAGCTCTAATTTATTTTCAAGTATTATTCTTATTATACCAAG harbors:
- a CDS encoding citrate synthase, giving the protein MTNENNNDSEFAELKIRGKIFKLPILKASIGEDVIDISRVSAEADCFTYDPGFMSTASCQSTITYIDGDKGILRHRGYDIKDLAEKSDFLEVAYLLIYGELPSGEQYNNFTKQVAHHSLVNERLHYLFQTFCSSSHPMAIMLAAVGSLAAFYPDLLNFKEADYELTAIRMIAKIPTIAAMSYKYSIGQPFIYPDNSLDFTENFLHMMFATPCTKYTVNPIIKNALNKIFILHADHEQNASTSTVRIAGSSGANPFACISTGIASLWGPAHGGANEAVINMLKEIGSSEYIPKYIAKAKDKNDPFRLMGFGHRVYKNYDPRAVVLKETCKEVLKELGQLDNNPLLQIAIELEAIALKDEYFIERKLYPNVDFYSGIIYKAMGIPSQMFTVLFAIARTVGWMAQWKEMHEDPEQKISRPRQLYTGYVHREYKGIRER
- a CDS encoding transcriptional regulator; protein product: MAVLKEAIIARGGIAKISKEAHINREHIYREYYLLNALGLQLKVEACAF
- a CDS encoding uracil-DNA glycosylase — its product is MNNTLKWLSAIGVEYYCHEHPPQLKVRNNTELTEKPQVKLMSTKETVFNMNDKVHDNITLARSLADKANNIEELKESLLHFNGCELKKFATNTVFGDGNLEAKIMLIGEAPGSTEDLKGIPFYGESGNLLDNMLHAIGISRKNNAYITNTVFWRPPANRQPTFEEVDICRPFVEKHIALINPQLIILVGSTAATSLLGKNSGITKIRQEYYFYTNKYLSAPIQTTAIFHPAYLLRQPMQKRTSWYDLLKIKEYLVNNRLLA
- a CDS encoding RluA family pseudouridine synthase codes for the protein MLKYSVPHELNGIRLDKALSSLLENVSRNQIQKAIKDSQVLVNDVIISDPDVLVKENDIILFSFKEPEELKIAAANVALDIIYEDDDLIVINKAAGMTVHPGAGHHDDTLVNALLHHTKNLSDIGSSERPGIVHRLDKDTTGLMVVAKNNKAHMLLANQIEQKQVIRKYKVLVWGVINPLEGVIKNNIGRSRSDRQKMTILKYGGKEAVTHYKTLELFYKGSISMVECKLSTGRTHQIRVQLSHLKHSVVGDQTYGNNDRKIAYSPPELKAKLIDFKRQALHSWYLSFTHPTSNEIMEFSCELPRDMEEIISL
- the trmB gene encoding bifunctional peptide chain release factor N(5)-glutamine methyltransferase PrmC/tRNA (guanosine(46)-N7)-methyltransferase TrmB; the protein is MQCSIKQILSDATDKLNKIGISSPQLEARILLQHVINKPIEYLLINLDEQLNEAKIEAFEKLLARRLKHEPIVYITGVKEFYSREFIVNKHVLIPRSDTEVLVDVVFQCHSRESGNPEKKQPDPCFRGNDISKNCNDKFLNILELGTGSGCIAISLLCELPNANVVATDISLDAIDIIKSNAAKYEVTDRIQIIHSNWFENIETQKFDFIVSNPPYIAHSEKSEMAIETINYEPSIALFAEKDGLQAYFLIAENAKQFLKPNGKIILEIGFKQEEAVTQIFLDHGYNIESVYKDLQGHSRVILLSPINLNRSYARRIGKSLSGVQKNLLDNKLPKYLFSKEKLVNEKRKVFLEIGFGMGEHFINQAKMNPNALFIGIEVYLNGVANILKLAGEQNITNFLLFPNNLDLILNEIPSNSLDGIYILFPDPWIKNKQKKKRIFNKERLKLLQDKLKDNGNLVFASDIENYFYEAIELIQQNSNFEIINKNDYLKPHDNYVITKYHQKAIKANRTPKFIILRHVLGDH
- a CDS encoding L-threonylcarbamoyladenylate synthase, coding for MINKAVQFIKSGKVVVFPTETVYGIGADATNNEACLKIFQFKERPAINPLIVHVSSIEQAKEIGEFDDLATKIAEKFWSGPLSIVVPLKENANIAPSVTAGLNTIALRIPSYPVALELIKQSGIPIAAPSANPSNYISPTNAEHVTKHFKDNQEIFILAPEIYQSKYGLESTIIDTTTVTPTILREGFITAEILGEILGIEVLKASETSIIKASGMLAKHYSPKVPVRLNAINLEDKEIGLNFSNSNLTGRFSLNLSVKGDFIEAAANLYAYLRILDDYAASHDVRGIAVSPIPQVNIGAAINDRLKRAAK